Part of the Montipora foliosa isolate CH-2021 chromosome 13, ASM3666993v2, whole genome shotgun sequence genome is shown below.
CAGGAACTTTCCTATGCATTGAGAGTTTTCCAGGTTTTTGACAGAATCGGCTTAAAAATACGACGGAGAAAAACACGAGCAACGCAGcaaatattgaacaaaacaacaCAAAGATTATGAAGGCCAgcttttttctttcattgttgTTAGTTGTGTTGTAAATCGTTGTCGGCTTTAAAAGAGGCGTTGAAAATCTCGACACAGTCGGCTGTGGTTTTGATACTATCTTTAAGTCAAACGCTCGATATTCCTTCCCATCATATTCAATTATGAGAGAAGAGTTATTGATCATTCCCCAAAGCTCGGCAGTTACGTTTCTATCATAAGTGATTTGGATGGCAAAAGTTACTTCAGTTGAACCGCAGATGACGTTGTCCACTATGACATCAGATCTTGACAGATGGAGTCGATGGGCAAGCGTTGTTTTACATCTTAATTTGAAGAGTTCTAAATTGGTGATTGGGCCACAAGTACCTTTGAATCTCACCAGTAATGTTTTAGTGGATATTGTTAACGTTGGACTCTGCTTTGAAGAGACTTCCAAGATTGGAAGAGTTCTAGAGGAAGCAATTAATATTGTACTTGTATAGTATGAGTGATTAGTTAATATTGTCCTGAACGATGCTGGCGATAAAGAGCGATTAGTATTTTGGGAAGCTGTTGGCTTAGAAGGGCGAGATAACCGTGAACCGAAAGTGGGTGATAATGGCGCATCATTGGAAGCCAATATTAGTGAGGGAGATGACGTATAAGGAGAAAATATTGGTATCCCAGACTGTGATGCCAATGATTTTGATGTCGGTAAAGGTGATTGTGATGAggttgataatgatgacgacaaGGCAGCTAACAACGACGCTGAGAAAAATAGCGATGTTGCAAATGTTGATACAGACGACGCCAGTGAAAGCTCTGACAAATTTGCGACGTCTCCATCCGACATAGTTGACGACGAGTCATCAAGCTTGGTTGATCTCGGGGATTTTTTGTATGTGGTATCCAAAATAGTTGCAGTCGTTCGCTTGATGCGCGAGAATTTTCTAGCTATTCTCGTGGATACTTCCTTCTTTGGAGTCATGGACTGTGTCATATATGGTAGTATGGAAGGTGATGGCGATAGCTCTATTGATAGGAAAGCAGTCGATTTTACTGGCCATAACTGAGAAGGATTTTGTAAGAGCACATAACTGTGGGATCGTGAAGAGCGCACTTGTAAAGTCTCTACGTCATATGTTTTTGTAACCATTTGCTTTGTGAATGCTACTGATTTTCTGTTTTGCTTTGCTCTGCTCTCCCAAATTTGTAGGCTTGTTTCTTTTTCAAGGCTGACCAGAGGCGACAATGAAACCACATTGACATCTGCAACAAAATAACCGCTATTTAGCTTTGCATTTACGTTGAAAATAAGAGATTTCACTACGTCTGTTTTAACGAAGGCTACC
Proteins encoded:
- the LOC137984039 gene encoding uncharacterized protein translates to MEIVIKVLVLFLLVQAYEVSTSSLCNFDSESSATRWVQKQCVFVFANQTDSKFIGRELQLMDNNSTKEAFQFIEADFNKFFNSPLTLWNHSCNCTKVPCLNEKQWNDLFAYSVERARKEAIQRWPFFPRLCCSIQHVVIEILYRIYEEDIQKFTKIISENMNISILDLMDYLGYELPRTKWCYSFKDKCDGFIFRMAKGCEITERRMRRGIGFKSSAAACQSSSWYQDVNVVSLSPLVSLEKETSLQIWESRAKQNRKSVAFTKQMVTKTYDVETLQVRSSRSHSYVLLQNPSQLWPVKSTAFLSIELSPSPSILPYMTQSMTPKKEVSTRIARKFSRIKRTTATILDTTYKKSPRSTKLDDSSSTMSDGDVANLSELSLASSVSTFATSLFFSASLLAALSSSLSTSSQSPLPTSKSLASQSGIPIFSPYTSSPSLILASNDAPLSPTFGSRLSRPSKPTASQNTNRSLSPASFRTILTNHSYYTSTILIASSRTLPILEVSSKQSPTLTISTKTLLVRFKGTCGPITNLELFKLRCKTTLAHRLHLSRSDVIVDNVICGSTEVTFAIQITYDRNVTAELWGMINNSSLIIEYDGKEYRAFDLKIVSKPQPTVSRFSTPLLKPTTIYNTTNNNERKKLAFIIFVLFCSIFAALLVFFSVVFLSRFCQKPGKLSMHRKVPVRERDFELRCLSTQTNQILGVNYYGEFVHSEENHGSNLEIFEEDINDYYEDEFAEELPEDTNRYLLNSNHLMDNGKLQQKRVVLDDEDSCSSVVFY